From a region of the Lactuca sativa cultivar Salinas chromosome 4, Lsat_Salinas_v11, whole genome shotgun sequence genome:
- the LOC111880034 gene encoding probable apyrase 6: MRRSNARVAPAPEAVDRPDINNKVKKEMDNSIKLKFRPNQPLRSTNLFSRNQKQSHLAKSSIFAIGFLTLVFVSCGYFYLNSQNPSEKRYRVVIDGGSTGSRIHVFEYVIKDGAPIFDLSAKKGLGSMRVSPGLSAFAEDPKGAGESMLKLLEFARKRIPGENLGETEIRLMTTAGLRMLELSVQERILESCRTVFRTSGFAFRNDWASVISGSDEGVYAWVVANYALGTLGGDPQETTGIIELGGASAQVTFFSNEPIPPEFSRTINFGNVSYSLYSHSLLEFGQNVAFDLVRGSNFAKSKNLVDPCSPKGYKNNVIIGNNMTPTSLLQTNHQSPVLHSTGNFTECRSASYKLLQKGKEDCAFDQCSIGSTYIPKLQGKFLATENFFHTSKFFGLSPKKFLSELMVAGKEFCEDDWSNLKSKYPGINDEDLHRYCFSSAYIVAFLHDSLGIALDDKRIGYGSEVNDIPLDWALGAFIFQIMKDLDLGKLHPTTKSKSITLGGVDFTTLGGLIFVIFLIFGAYFVSKWRKPHLKTIYDLEKGKYIVTRVIGRHS; encoded by the exons CGTCCGGATATCAACAATAAAGTGAAGAAGGAAATGGATAACTCCATAAAGCTTAAGTTTCGCCCTAATCAACCTCTGCGATCCACTAATCTCTTCTCCAGAAACCAAAAACAATCTCATCTTGCGAAATCGAGTATTTTTGCGATCGGATTCCTCACTTTGGTTTTTGTGTCGTGTGGTTATTTCTATCTTAATTCGCAGAATCCGTCGGAGAAACGATACCGAGTTGTGATTGATGGAGGGAGCACAGGGAGTCGGATTCATGTGTTTGAGTATGTGATTAAGGATGGAGCTCCTATTTTCGATTTGAGTGCTAAGAAGGGGTTGGGTTCAATGCGGGTTAGCCCTGGGTTATCGGCGTTTGCGGAGGATCCCAAGGGAGCGGGTGAATCTATGTTGAAACTTTTGGAGTTCGCAAGGAAGAGGATTCCGGGGGAGAACTTGGGTGAAACAGAGATCAGATTGATGACAACGGCAGGGTTAAGGATGTTGGAATTGAGCGTACAGGAGCGGATTCTAGAGTCTTGCAGGACGGTTTTCAGAACTTCTGGGTTTGCCTTTCGCAATGATTGGGCTTCAGTTATTTCAG GGTCTGATGAAGGAGTTTATGCATGGGTTGTGGCTAATTATGCTCTTGGAACTCTTGGAGGTGATCCTCAAGAAACAACAGGGATAATCGAACTTGGTGGTGCTTCTGCTCAG GTAACCTTTTTCTCAAACGAGCCAATACCCCCTGAATTTTCAAGAACAATTAATTTTGGAAATGTCAGTTATAGTCTTTACAGCCACAGCTTGCTTGAATTTGGTCAG aatgttGCATTTGACTTGGTTCGTGGGTCAAACTTTGCCAAAAGTAAAAATCTGG TGGATCCATGCTCCCCAAAAGGATACAAAAACAATGTGATAATAGGAAATAATATGACTCCAACTTCTTTACTCCAAACAAATCACCAATCACCAGTTCTACATTCAACTGGCAACTTCACTGAATGCAGATCTGCCTCCTATAAATTGTTGCAGAAAGGCAAAG aagacTGCGCCTTTGACCAATGCTCCATTGGGTCAACATATATACCCAAGCTCCAGGGGAAATTTTTAGCCACTGAGAATTTCTTCCATACATCTAAG TTTTTTGGGTTGTCACCTAAAAAGTTTCTTTCGGAGCTGATGGTGGCTGGAAAAGAGTTTTGTGAAGATGATTGgtcaaatttaaagtcaaaatatCCAGGAATTAATGATGAGGATTTACATCGATATTGCTTTTCTTCTGCATATATTGTTGCTTTTCTTCATGATAGCCTTGGGATTGCTTTGGATGACAAAAG GATTGGATATGGTAGTGAGGTAAATGATATTCCACTTGATTGGGCATTGGGAGCCTTCATTTTTCAAATCATGAAGGATTTAGACCTCGGGAAATTACACCCAACAACAAAGTCAAAATCTATAACACTCGGTGGTGTTGACTTTACGACATTAGGTGGATTAATATTTGTGATATTTTTAATATTTGGTGCGTATTTTGTATCGAAATGGAGGAAGCCCCACTTAAAGACAATATACGATCTAGAAAAAGGAAAGTATATAGTGACACGAGTAATAGGTAGACACTCATAG